In Rhodoferax koreense, a genomic segment contains:
- a CDS encoding TonB-dependent hemoglobin/transferrin/lactoferrin family receptor, whose protein sequence is MVHISRFSSVFQPAARFDLREIATLVALACGACLGAQAQTVALKEVVISGSRSEQDPNELPMTIDVINSQELESRQVQDIRDLGADLPNVSVPRSPARFAIGAQTGRDQNAGFNIRGLEGNRVLMLVDGIRQPRSYTFPSESAVGRDYIDTSLVQRVEIVRGATSALYGSDGVAGLVNFITKEPADYLLGGKTFGGSANVGYSSDREGWKTGVTAAGRANDAFSWLLSGSLSGGKALDNMGTNNAANANRTTPNPETDKNQSLLAKLVFTPGGGQKHVLTFEHVDHQADYNLLSNINAPTPVLTGTALANSTIASNANTEMQRDRLTWDGSWQLGSALADQLRAVLSYQDAKSNEYFFQDRFSSADRVRITDYSEKSFQANLQANKQIRLGADVLQKITYGLDYTRGKIENLQTGVTPAAGETYPLKRFPDTTESTTALYAQDEVILGAWSITPGLRIDHFSIDASQAGFTPLAKSLSDSALSPKLGVLYHASDVWSVYGNYASGFKAPNAGQINSFFANPQANYQSIANPNLKPEKSRNFEIGTRGRLANVQLGAAAFTGRYKDFIEDFQQVGGSFSAADPAIYQSVNLSRVHISGFEVRGRAEWGRIDALGGGELSTPFSYGRTKGTNKATGAGINSVSPERLNIGLQYATPVWSAALNVNHYAGKKRGDVDLSAQANPFLSPAATIVDLSGQWRISKDLRLTAGVYNLTDKKYWQWSSVVGQAATSTTIDAYSQPGRNVRVSLVADF, encoded by the coding sequence GCGGCTCGCGCAGCGAGCAGGATCCAAACGAGCTGCCGATGACCATCGACGTCATCAACAGCCAGGAACTCGAGAGCCGGCAGGTCCAGGACATCCGCGACCTCGGCGCCGATCTGCCGAACGTCAGCGTGCCGCGTTCGCCCGCGCGTTTCGCCATCGGCGCGCAGACCGGACGCGACCAGAACGCCGGCTTCAACATCCGCGGCCTCGAGGGCAACCGCGTGCTGATGCTGGTCGACGGCATCCGCCAGCCGCGCAGCTACACCTTCCCGAGTGAAAGCGCCGTGGGCCGCGACTACATCGACACCAGCCTCGTACAGCGCGTGGAGATCGTCCGCGGCGCCACCTCGGCACTGTACGGCTCGGACGGCGTGGCCGGCCTGGTCAACTTCATTACCAAGGAGCCGGCTGACTATCTGCTGGGCGGCAAGACCTTCGGCGGCTCGGCCAACGTCGGCTACAGCAGCGACCGCGAAGGCTGGAAGACCGGCGTCACCGCCGCCGGCCGGGCCAACGACGCGTTTTCCTGGCTGCTGTCGGGCAGCCTGAGCGGCGGCAAGGCGCTGGACAACATGGGCACGAACAACGCGGCCAACGCCAACCGCACCACGCCCAACCCCGAGACCGACAAGAACCAGTCGCTGCTGGCCAAGCTGGTGTTCACGCCGGGCGGGGGCCAGAAGCACGTGCTCACCTTCGAACACGTGGACCACCAGGCCGACTACAACCTGCTGTCCAACATCAACGCGCCCACGCCGGTGCTCACCGGCACGGCCCTGGCCAATTCGACCATCGCCTCGAACGCCAACACCGAGATGCAGCGCGACCGCCTGACCTGGGACGGCAGCTGGCAGCTCGGTTCGGCCCTGGCCGACCAGTTGCGCGCGGTGCTGAGCTACCAGGATGCGAAGTCGAACGAGTATTTCTTCCAGGACCGCTTCAGCTCGGCCGACCGCGTGCGCATCACCGACTATTCGGAAAAAAGCTTCCAGGCCAACCTGCAGGCCAACAAGCAGATCCGCCTGGGCGCCGACGTGCTGCAGAAGATCACCTACGGCCTCGACTACACCCGCGGCAAGATCGAAAACCTGCAGACCGGCGTCACGCCCGCGGCCGGCGAGACCTATCCGCTCAAGCGTTTCCCCGACACCACGGAATCGACCACCGCGCTGTATGCGCAGGACGAGGTCATCCTCGGCGCCTGGAGCATCACGCCGGGGCTGCGCATCGACCACTTCAGCATCGACGCGAGCCAGGCGGGCTTTACGCCGTTGGCCAAGTCGCTGTCGGATTCGGCGCTGTCGCCCAAGCTCGGGGTGCTCTACCACGCCAGCGACGTGTGGAGCGTCTACGGCAACTACGCCTCGGGCTTCAAGGCGCCGAACGCGGGCCAGATCAATTCCTTCTTCGCGAATCCGCAGGCCAACTACCAGAGCATCGCCAACCCGAACCTGAAGCCCGAGAAGAGCCGCAACTTCGAGATCGGCACGCGCGGCCGCCTGGCCAACGTGCAGCTCGGCGCGGCCGCCTTCACCGGCCGCTACAAGGATTTCATCGAAGACTTTCAGCAGGTCGGCGGCAGCTTCTCCGCGGCCGATCCGGCGATCTACCAGTCGGTCAACCTGAGCCGCGTGCACATCAGCGGCTTCGAGGTGCGCGGCCGTGCCGAATGGGGCCGCATCGACGCGCTCGGCGGCGGCGAGCTCAGCACGCCGTTCTCGTATGGCCGCACCAAGGGCACGAACAAGGCGACCGGCGCGGGCATCAACTCGGTCAGCCCGGAACGCCTGAACATCGGCCTGCAATACGCCACGCCGGTGTGGAGCGCCGCGCTCAACGTCAACCACTATGCGGGCAAGAAGCGCGGCGACGTCGATCTTTCGGCGCAGGCCAACCCGTTCCTGAGCCCGGCCGCCACCATCGTCGACTTGAGCGGCCAGTGGCGCATCAGCAAAGACCTGCGCCTGACCGCCGGGGTCTACAACCTGACCGACAAGAAGTACTGGCAATGGTCCAGCGTCGTTGGTCAGGCCGCCACCAGCACGACCATCGACGCCTACAGCCAGCCGGGCCGCAACGTCCGCGTGTCGCTGGTCGCCGATTTCTGA